A genomic segment from Paenibacillus sp. FSL K6-1096 encodes:
- a CDS encoding WG repeat-containing protein, whose product MLRIRLNELGQGNDSGLIQTEVWRWDGIGWNESIPQQEEDFIRADDDLFVTIPAEAGLYRVDYSRKPLDALIVLPEDGDGLRAELLHPAPFKTKDGTLWGYINNDGRTVIEPRYDYAEEFQRNGLAVVQKGNISGLIDSAGREKVKPVYSFIGPFSEGRAVVSDAKGYTFINEQGKEVTAARYDYLNSLHEGRALYSKQNTSGGPSLYGYLDAQGKEVLPAVYLDAGDFSDGTALVKTAEGEYALIDPAGQVLHTYKYPFVGYPGDGLLAFQATENGKYGYLRTDGTVAIQPQFTAALPFSGGRAVINTAENYGNAYGLIDKQGKLIIPATYYEVQQLGENRVALGTPLYADQPYRGSSYVIADALTGRILSTHPLLGVNNYEHGLASAYDAQDTYFIDTSGKKAAQPPVLPGSGSLSFSGSLIRADIDLRTAYYDRRGKQVWRQNGVIPLRPPYSVLEKKYKPNRDYLVYYPVVEGIAMIEVAKSVNDRLRSLSLAEGAGPGGASQDFSYTGDFAVSFFRKNLLVLELDGYKFPFGAAHGMPTRIYEHINLRTGRFYTLSDLFKPGSKYVQKLSDIVGKQIANDPQYSYVFPDTYKGITADQPFYVDGEALYLYFAPYEIAPYAAGFPTFRIPYAEIMGLISTEGDFWQSYH is encoded by the coding sequence ATGCTGAGAATAAGGCTGAACGAGCTGGGACAAGGGAACGACAGCGGACTGATTCAGACCGAGGTATGGCGGTGGGACGGAATTGGCTGGAACGAAAGCATTCCGCAGCAGGAGGAGGATTTCATCCGGGCGGATGATGATTTATTTGTGACGATCCCGGCAGAGGCGGGGTTATACCGCGTAGACTACTCCAGGAAGCCGCTGGACGCGCTTATTGTATTGCCGGAAGACGGGGACGGACTGCGGGCAGAGCTGCTGCATCCGGCTCCTTTTAAGACGAAGGACGGGACGCTGTGGGGGTACATCAACAATGACGGGCGGACGGTGATCGAGCCCCGGTATGACTATGCCGAGGAATTCCAGCGAAACGGTCTGGCGGTGGTCCAAAAGGGGAATATCAGCGGCCTGATCGACAGCGCCGGGCGTGAGAAGGTGAAACCGGTCTATTCCTTCATCGGCCCCTTCTCGGAAGGGCGGGCGGTGGTGTCGGATGCCAAGGGCTACACGTTCATCAATGAGCAGGGCAAAGAGGTGACGGCGGCGCGTTATGATTATCTGAATTCGCTGCATGAAGGGCGGGCGCTGTACTCGAAGCAGAATACCTCCGGGGGGCCTTCGCTGTATGGCTATCTGGATGCCCAGGGCAAGGAGGTGCTGCCTGCCGTCTATCTGGATGCCGGTGATTTCTCGGACGGTACGGCACTGGTCAAAACCGCCGAAGGCGAATATGCGCTGATTGATCCGGCGGGCCAGGTACTGCACACGTACAAATATCCTTTTGTCGGCTATCCGGGGGATGGGCTGCTCGCCTTCCAGGCTACGGAGAATGGAAAATACGGCTACCTGCGCACAGACGGGACGGTCGCTATCCAGCCGCAGTTCACTGCCGCCTTACCGTTCTCCGGGGGCCGTGCGGTGATTAACACCGCCGAGAATTACGGCAATGCCTACGGCCTGATCGACAAGCAGGGGAAGCTGATTATTCCTGCCACGTATTATGAAGTCCAGCAGCTGGGCGAGAACCGCGTTGCGCTGGGCACCCCGCTGTATGCCGACCAGCCCTACAGAGGCTCCAGCTATGTGATTGCCGATGCGCTGACGGGACGTATTCTCAGCACGCATCCGCTGCTTGGGGTGAACAATTATGAGCATGGGCTGGCTTCGGCCTATGATGCCCAGGACACCTATTTCATTGATACCAGCGGCAAAAAAGCAGCCCAGCCCCCTGTGCTCCCCGGCTCCGGCTCATTGTCCTTCAGCGGCAGCCTGATCCGGGCCGATATTGATCTGCGCACAGCATATTATGACCGCAGAGGGAAGCAGGTGTGGCGGCAGAACGGGGTGATTCCGCTCAGACCGCCGTACTCCGTGCTGGAGAAAAAATATAAGCCGAACCGCGATTATCTGGTCTACTATCCGGTAGTGGAGGGCATTGCCATGATCGAGGTGGCGAAGTCAGTCAATGACCGGCTGCGCAGCCTGTCTCTGGCCGAGGGGGCCGGGCCGGGAGGGGCGAGCCAGGATTTCAGCTATACAGGCGATTTCGCGGTGTCCTTCTTCCGCAAGAACCTGCTGGTGCTGGAGCTGGACGGATACAAGTTCCCGTTCGGGGCAGCTCATGGAATGCCTACGCGCATCTACGAGCATATCAACCTGCGCACCGGCAGATTCTATACGCTTAGTGATCTGTTCAAGCCCGGCAGCAAATATGTTCAGAAGCTCAGTGACATTGTCGGCAAGCAGATTGCGAATGACCCGCAGTATTCTTATGTTTTTCCGGATACGTATAAAGGCATTACCGCCGATCAGCCCTTCTACGTCGACGGCGAGGCGCTGTATCTCTATTTCGCTCCCTATGAGATTGCCCCGTATGCAGCAGGCTTCCCCACCTTCCGCATCCCCTATGCTGAGATTATGGGCCTGATCTCAACGGAAGGCGACTTCTGGCAATCCTATCATTAA
- a CDS encoding GNAT family N-acetyltransferase: protein MNSSTQEQVLQIRKCGMNDLERVTALLREFGYPTTLSVMKERMEGMEHDPYNCTMVAELNNEVVGMIGLRQVKSYYKHADCITEITALIVAEELRGQGLGKRLVAAAEDWARQQGCCQLFLRSGNRVERAPAHAFYRHMGFEKDTGYRFNKALL, encoded by the coding sequence ATGAACAGTAGTACTCAGGAGCAGGTACTGCAAATCCGCAAATGCGGCATGAATGATCTGGAGAGAGTAACAGCCCTTTTGCGGGAATTCGGTTATCCGACAACGCTTAGCGTGATGAAAGAGAGAATGGAAGGCATGGAGCATGATCCCTATAACTGCACCATGGTCGCAGAGCTTAATAATGAAGTTGTGGGAATGATCGGATTGCGCCAGGTGAAATCCTACTACAAGCATGCCGATTGTATAACGGAGATTACCGCGCTGATCGTAGCAGAGGAGCTTAGAGGACAAGGCCTCGGCAAAAGACTTGTCGCAGCAGCGGAAGATTGGGCACGCCAACAGGGCTGCTGCCAGCTGTTCCTGCGGAGCGGCAACCGCGTGGAGCGGGCCCCGGCGCATGCTTTTTACCGCCATATGGGCTTTGAGAAGGATACGGGCTACCGCTTCAACAAAGCACTTTTATAA
- a CDS encoding CAP domain-containing protein, with protein sequence MKSKTLRAMIGGSVAAVMALGISLPLQANAASGTQAAGSNMDFKQFIEYFSQQNPKSFVWDGNTFTFTKTIVYTTPAAGTPQAAQPSATAKPVATAQPVATPAPAATAAPAPTAKPAATPAPTAVAAAPSSASSYTQQVVALVNKERAAAGLAPVSALDSLNKVAAAKATDMRVNNYFSHTSPTYGSPFDMMKSFGITYRAAGENIAMGQKTPQEVMTAWMNSPGHKANILSANFNYIGVGFDNNYWVQEFIGK encoded by the coding sequence ATGAAAAGCAAGACACTTAGAGCAATGATTGGTGGAAGCGTAGCCGCTGTTATGGCGCTTGGTATTTCTCTTCCATTGCAGGCAAATGCAGCATCTGGCACACAAGCAGCCGGATCAAATATGGATTTCAAGCAATTCATTGAATACTTCTCACAGCAGAATCCGAAATCCTTCGTATGGGATGGCAACACATTCACTTTCACTAAGACGATTGTCTATACGACACCTGCTGCGGGTACCCCGCAGGCAGCCCAGCCTTCCGCTACAGCGAAGCCGGTAGCTACAGCACAGCCGGTGGCTACGCCAGCGCCAGCTGCTACAGCGGCTCCGGCTCCAACAGCGAAGCCGGCCGCGACTCCAGCTCCGACAGCGGTAGCTGCTGCACCTTCCAGTGCATCAAGCTACACCCAGCAGGTAGTAGCCCTTGTGAACAAAGAGCGCGCTGCCGCCGGACTGGCTCCGGTGTCCGCACTGGACAGCCTGAACAAAGTGGCTGCCGCCAAGGCGACCGATATGCGGGTGAACAATTACTTCTCGCACACTTCTCCAACCTACGGATCACCGTTTGATATGATGAAATCCTTCGGCATCACATATAGAGCCGCAGGAGAGAACATCGCTATGGGCCAGAAGACACCGCAGGAGGTTATGACCGCCTGGATGAACAGCCCGGGCCACAAGGCTAACATCCTGAGCGCCAATTTCAACTACATCGGCGTTGGCTTCGACAATAACTACTGGGTCCAGGAATTCATCGGCAAATAA
- the purT gene encoding formate-dependent phosphoribosylglycinamide formyltransferase translates to MWGAPLSARSKKLLLLGSGELGKEVIIEAQRLGVETVAVDRYEAAPAMGVAHRSYVLDMLDAEALKQLIRTEKPDLIVPEIEAIATGALAELEEEGFLVIPTARAARLTMDREGIRRLAAEELGLPTAAYRFADSLEELQQAVQELGTPCVVKPIMSSSGKGQSICRRPEDAEACWTTALEGARAKGTRVIVEAFVTFESEITLLTVRSVSGTIFCPPIGHIQQDGDYVESWQPHPMSAAQLAEAQAIAKAVTDQLGGYGIFGVELFLTSGGVLFSEVSPRPHDTGMVTMVTQDLSEFALHVRAILGFPLEEVHLLAPGASATLKAREGMGQAFAITGMEEALSLPRTQIRVFGKPEIRPGRRMAVALSTAEEVEIARTTAKQAASKLQVEVYGDEQ, encoded by the coding sequence ATGTGGGGAGCTCCTTTGTCAGCCCGGAGCAAGAAGCTGCTGCTGCTCGGCAGCGGTGAACTGGGTAAGGAAGTCATTATCGAAGCTCAACGCCTTGGCGTAGAGACCGTAGCTGTGGACCGTTATGAAGCTGCACCCGCGATGGGCGTCGCCCACCGCTCTTATGTACTGGATATGCTGGATGCAGAGGCGCTGAAGCAGCTGATCCGTACAGAGAAGCCCGATTTGATTGTACCCGAGATTGAAGCGATTGCGACCGGAGCGCTGGCCGAGCTGGAGGAGGAAGGCTTCCTGGTCATTCCTACCGCCCGTGCTGCCCGGCTGACCATGGACCGTGAGGGCATCCGCCGCCTTGCGGCAGAGGAGCTGGGTCTGCCGACTGCGGCTTACCGGTTCGCGGACAGTCTGGAGGAGCTGCAGCAGGCTGTGCAGGAATTGGGAACCCCTTGCGTAGTCAAGCCGATTATGAGCTCCTCCGGCAAAGGGCAGAGCATCTGCCGGCGGCCGGAGGATGCCGAAGCCTGCTGGACCACGGCGCTGGAGGGAGCCCGCGCCAAGGGAACGCGCGTGATTGTTGAAGCTTTTGTAACCTTTGAGAGCGAGATTACCCTGCTTACGGTCCGTTCCGTCAGCGGGACCATCTTCTGCCCGCCGATCGGCCACATCCAGCAGGATGGCGATTATGTGGAGTCCTGGCAGCCGCACCCGATGAGTGCAGCACAGCTGGCAGAAGCCCAGGCCATCGCTAAGGCAGTTACCGATCAGCTTGGAGGTTACGGTATTTTTGGTGTGGAGCTGTTCCTCACTTCAGGCGGGGTTCTGTTCAGTGAAGTATCCCCCCGTCCGCATGACACAGGTATGGTTACAATGGTTACGCAGGATTTGTCGGAATTTGCTCTGCATGTCAGAGCCATTCTTGGATTTCCGCTGGAGGAGGTACACCTGCTGGCACCGGGGGCTTCGGCTACCCTGAAGGCCCGGGAAGGCATGGGACAAGCCTTTGCAATTACCGGCATGGAAGAAGCGCTGTCCCTTCCCCGAACACAGATCCGTGTATTCGGCAAGCCGGAGATCCGGCCGGGACGGCGTATGGCAGTAGCACTCAGTACAGCGGAAGAGGTTGAAATCGCGCGGACAACAGCCAAGCAGGCTGCGTCTAAGCTACAAGTGGAGGTATACGGGGATGAACAGTAG